A window of Aliarcobacter trophiarum LMG 25534 contains these coding sequences:
- a CDS encoding IS4 family transposase yields the protein MGIDNFIQTAMNNVLKNPILSILRDINFSSILKQSNFIKKDIGKSPYMIILHFLYMFIINKKISTFMKYSNDSYKKDVYYRLLKSSKYNWRKLLLLTSIKLISKLHKLQKTTDTKVLIIDDTVEIKRGKFIEGSCKNLWSNKEHRTVKGLNIVSLNYSDCYTDMMLDFSINYNKNQIVNVDENSFHHKSNAYKRRVEGNDGKNILALDMLKRVLKSGIYSDYLLVDSWYAKPNFINEVKENGLDVITRIANNPKIWQFTGKFKTLETLYNYAKQNKASRLGNYNSIKYNYVSTTTTHKTLGRLKIVFIKTKDNLIPIISTNTNLSDIEIINTYKKRWNIEQGYKDLREYFQFGKEENRIFEALIARITLSFLAYNLTSYINRVQNEPQTLGNLFRDLECQLETLAISMELFVKILEQLIQSAQIVKRNKDLEQIIHVLRVYTKKQLGFMCES from the coding sequence ATGGGTATTGACAATTTTATCCAAACTGCTATGAACAATGTATTAAAAAATCCTATTCTTTCTATTTTAAGAGATATAAATTTTAGTTCTATTCTAAAACAAAGCAATTTCATAAAAAAAGATATTGGCAAATCTCCATATATGATAATTTTACATTTTTTATATATGTTTATTATCAATAAAAAAATATCTACATTTATGAAATATAGCAATGATAGTTATAAAAAAGATGTTTACTACAGATTACTAAAAAGTAGTAAGTACAATTGGAGAAAATTACTATTACTGACATCTATAAAACTTATTAGCAAATTGCATAAACTTCAAAAAACTACTGATACAAAAGTATTGATTATAGATGATACTGTTGAAATTAAAAGAGGTAAATTTATAGAAGGTAGTTGTAAAAATCTTTGGAGCAATAAAGAACATAGAACTGTAAAAGGTTTGAATATTGTATCACTTAATTATAGCGATTGTTATACGGATATGATGTTGGATTTTTCTATAAATTATAATAAAAATCAAATTGTAAATGTTGATGAAAATAGTTTTCATCATAAAAGCAATGCTTATAAAAGAAGAGTTGAAGGTAATGATGGTAAAAATATTTTAGCTCTTGATATGTTGAAACGTGTTTTAAAATCTGGAATATATTCAGATTATCTTCTTGTTGATAGCTGGTATGCTAAACCAAATTTTATAAATGAAGTAAAAGAAAATGGTCTTGATGTAATTACAAGAATTGCAAACAATCCTAAAATCTGGCAATTTACAGGTAAATTTAAAACACTTGAAACACTTTACAATTATGCAAAACAAAATAAAGCTTCAAGACTTGGAAACTATAACTCTATAAAATACAATTATGTTTCAACTACAACTACACATAAAACACTTGGTAGATTAAAAATTGTATTTATTAAAACCAAAGATAATCTAATTCCAATAATATCAACAAATACAAATTTATCTGATATTGAAATAATCAATACATATAAAAAACGATGGAATATTGAACAAGGATATAAAGATTTAAGAGAATACTTTCAATTTGGTAAAGAAGAAAATCGTATCTTTGAAGCTTTAATAGCTCGTATTACACTTTCATTTTTAGCTTATAATCTTACAAGCTATATTAATAGAGTTCAAAATGAACCACAAACCTTAGGTAATCTTTTTAGAGATTTAGAATGCCAGCTTGAAACTCTAGCAATATCTATGGAATTATTTGTAAAAATCCTAGAACAATTGATACAATCTGCACAAATAGTCAAGAGAAATAAAGATTTAGAGCAAATCATTCATGTACTCAGAGTTTACACTAAAAAACAGTTAGGTTTTATGTGCGAAAGTTGA
- a CDS encoding ABC transporter ATP-binding protein produces MEIIKVSNLHTAFGDNIVHNDISFSVNEGEIFGVLGGSGSGKSVLVKQIVMLNQIQKGKIEIFNKDISKLKIDDLETLKLNFSYLFQFGALYSFLNVIENISVMLKEYTNLPNDLIEKIAYTNLDIVGLPKHTAKLYPSELSGGMKKRVALARSLAMQPKLLFLDEPTSGLDPASTQSINELLLYLKKSLNITTVIITHDLETIKTVLDRFIIIKKQIIFDGNIEEAMKSKDKFIQDFLTHKKAD; encoded by the coding sequence ATGGAAATAATAAAAGTTTCAAATCTTCACACAGCTTTTGGAGACAATATTGTCCACAATGATATCTCTTTTAGTGTAAATGAGGGCGAAATATTTGGAGTTTTAGGTGGAAGTGGAAGTGGAAAGAGTGTTTTGGTAAAGCAAATAGTTATGTTAAATCAAATACAAAAGGGGAAAATTGAGATTTTTAATAAAGATATTTCAAAACTAAAGATAGATGATTTAGAAACTCTAAAGCTAAATTTTTCATATCTTTTCCAATTTGGGGCATTGTACTCTTTTTTAAATGTGATTGAAAATATAAGTGTAATGTTAAAAGAGTACACAAATTTACCAAATGATTTGATAGAAAAAATTGCTTACACAAATTTGGATATAGTTGGACTTCCAAAACATACAGCAAAACTATATCCTAGTGAACTTAGCGGTGGAATGAAAAAAAGAGTAGCCCTTGCAAGAAGTCTTGCAATGCAACCAAAACTCCTCTTTTTGGATGAGCCAACAAGTGGATTAGATCCAGCTAGTACACAAAGTATAAATGAGCTATTGCTATATTTAAAAAAGAGTTTAAATATTACAACAGTTATAATAACTCACGATTTAGAAACTATAAAAACCGTACTTGATAGGTTTATAATTATAAAAAAACAGATAATATTTGATGGCAATATAGAGGAAGCTATGAAATCAAAAGATAAGTTTATACAAGATTTTTTAACTCACAAAAAGGCAGATTAA
- a CDS encoding D-alanyl-D-alanine carboxypeptidase family protein produces the protein MRIFFKIFVLLLSPIIALAYNDANVFQKIEKDLDSIIVKDLNKKQLIFQKDANQQIRPASLTKIMTSILAIESGKMNNIVTITAEMKKVEPTIMNFRVGEKFYLKDLVNAAMIKSANDAANAIAIYLGNGSKQKFVNMMNAKAKKLGMKNTNFQNPCGFDAPNHKSTASDLLKLTEYSIKNSSFNNIVKKESYSFKAINTKRAYSVHTSNKLLPKEKYMIGVKTGYTSKAGPCLIARAKDGKKDILLVMLNSQNRWENTKLALDTVLDKK, from the coding sequence ATGAGAATCTTTTTTAAAATATTTGTCTTGCTTTTAAGCCCAATAATTGCTCTTGCTTATAATGATGCTAATGTTTTCCAAAAAATAGAAAAAGATTTAGACTCAATTATTGTAAAAGATTTAAACAAAAAACAGTTGATTTTTCAAAAAGATGCAAATCAACAAATAAGACCTGCTAGTCTTACAAAGATTATGACATCTATCTTAGCAATAGAAAGTGGTAAGATGAATAATATAGTTACGATTACTGCTGAGATGAAAAAAGTTGAGCCTACAATTATGAATTTTAGAGTTGGAGAAAAATTTTATCTAAAAGATTTAGTAAATGCTGCTATGATAAAATCAGCAAATGATGCTGCAAATGCAATTGCAATTTATCTTGGAAATGGAAGTAAACAAAAGTTTGTAAATATGATGAATGCAAAAGCAAAAAAACTAGGTATGAAAAATACAAATTTCCAAAACCCTTGTGGGTTTGATGCACCAAATCATAAAAGCACAGCAAGTGATTTATTAAAACTTACAGAATACTCTATAAAAAATAGCTCATTTAATAATATTGTAAAAAAAGAGAGCTATAGTTTTAAAGCAATAAATACAAAAAGAGCTTACTCTGTGCATACAAGTAATAAACTTCTTCCAAAAGAGAAATATATGATTGGAGTTAAAACTGGATACACAAGCAAAGCTGGACCTTGTTTAATTGCAAGAGCAAAAGATGGGAAAAAGGATATTTTGTTAGTAATGCTCAACTCACAAAATAGATGGGAAAATACAAAGTTAGCTTTAGATACAGTTTTAGATAAGAAATAG
- a CDS encoding IS3 family transposase (programmed frameshift): MARREYSEEFRRDAVKQVIENGYGVVETAERLGVHYDSLRNWIKKYKSPEAEVEIKKTQDTTAEIKRLQKELKRVTEERDILKKGRSVLCKQPKLKYAFIKEYQIQYTIRRMCTVLKVHPSGYYKWLKQPISNLEIENQQILQEIKKAYRESNGIYGYRNIHKDLKASNIHVNKKRVARLMKEAKLCGIGNYKRKPKHKAGSIHKAHPNHLKQCFLTYKPNESWVSDITYIRTYEGWLYLATVIDLYSRKIIGWATGHRQSTSLIIKALKKTTHRIKNHKVILHSDQGSQYSSYEYQTFLKHHNIIPSMSRRGNCYDNAVAESFFKTLKKELVRKTIFHTRAEARDKIFEYIEMFYNSKRRHSFLDFISPNEFEKRYNDSVTQPKVLTD; the protein is encoded by the exons ATGGCAAGAAGAGAATATAGTGAAGAGTTTAGAAGAGATGCTGTAAAACAAGTTATAGAAAATGGATATGGGGTTGTTGAAACAGCTGAGAGGTTAGGTGTCCATTATGATTCTTTGAGAAACTGGATAAAAAAATACAAATCACCAGAAGCTGAAGTAGAAATAAAAAAAACTCAAGATACAACAGCTGAAATAAAAAGATTGCAAAAAGAATTAAAGAGAGTTACAGAAGAGAGGGATATTTTAAAAAAGG GCCGCAGCGTACTTTGCAAACAACCCAAATTAAAGTACGCATTTATAAAGGAGTATCAAATACAGTACACAATCAGAAGAATGTGTACTGTATTGAAAGTTCATCCTAGTGGGTATTATAAATGGTTAAAACAACCTATTTCAAATTTAGAGATTGAAAATCAACAAATTTTACAAGAGATAAAAAAAGCATATAGAGAGTCAAATGGGATATATGGATATAGAAATATTCATAAAGATTTAAAGGCTTCAAATATACATGTAAATAAGAAAAGAGTTGCAAGATTAATGAAAGAAGCAAAACTTTGTGGAATAGGAAATTATAAAAGAAAACCAAAGCATAAGGCTGGTTCAATTCATAAAGCACATCCAAATCATTTAAAACAATGTTTTTTAACATATAAACCAAATGAATCTTGGGTTAGTGATATCACATATATCAGAACTTATGAAGGATGGTTATATTTAGCTACAGTTATAGATCTTTATTCAAGAAAAATAATTGGTTGGGCAACAGGACATAGACAATCAACATCTTTAATTATTAAAGCTTTGAAAAAAACAACTCACAGAATTAAAAATCATAAAGTAATTCTTCATTCAGATCAAGGTAGCCAATATAGTTCTTATGAATACCAAACATTTTTAAAGCATCATAATATTATCCCAAGTATGAGCCGTAGAGGTAATTGTTATGATAATGCAGTAGCAGAGAGTTTTTTTAAGACATTAAAAAAAGAATTAGTTAGAAAAACTATATTTCATACAAGAGCAGAAGCTAGAGATAAAATATTTGAATATATAGAAATGTTTTATAACTCAAAAAGACGACATAGTTTTTTAGATTTTATAAGTCCAAATGAATTTGAGAAAAGATACAATGATAGTGTTACTCAACCAAAGGTGTTAACTGATTAA
- a CDS encoding MlaE family ABC transporter permease produces the protein MKSIRYFILEKQEDKYNLTLLNIWNKNSMPNIIEEMKNLDFHSNKNISLDFENLKELDSIAIIYLISFLKKFKKQNISYLNFEKYEQIFEFYQKHYQDKSFENKKVLNKFFESVGKKTYEILKSTKLFIDFVGKVFYFLIYLIFNPKKVRVKATLKYIETSAVDALLIVGVTAFLVGVVIAYQGAVQLEKFGANIFVVEMISITMFREIAPLVTAIVIAGRSASSYTAEIGAMKITEEIDAMRTMNFEPIIFLTLPRIFALCISLPLLVFFADIIGVMGGMLIAFTSLDVTYIEFINRLQNEVPLKHLLLGVFKAIFFGFFIAIIGCFRGFQVQNNTTSIGKYTTISVVNAIFVVILLDAVFSVIFTKMGI, from the coding sequence ATGAAAAGTATAAGATATTTTATTTTAGAAAAACAAGAAGATAAATATAATTTAACTCTTCTAAATATTTGGAATAAAAATAGTATGCCAAATATTATAGAAGAGATGAAAAATTTGGATTTTCATTCAAATAAAAATATATCTCTAGATTTTGAAAATTTAAAAGAGCTTGATAGCATTGCTATTATCTATTTAATCTCATTTTTAAAAAAATTTAAAAAGCAAAACATCTCATATTTAAACTTTGAAAAGTATGAGCAAATTTTTGAGTTTTATCAAAAACATTATCAAGATAAATCTTTTGAAAACAAAAAAGTATTAAACAAATTCTTTGAAAGTGTTGGAAAAAAAACCTATGAGATATTAAAATCTACCAAACTATTTATAGATTTTGTAGGAAAAGTTTTCTATTTTCTTATCTATTTAATATTTAATCCAAAAAAAGTTAGAGTTAAAGCTACTTTAAAATATATTGAAACATCAGCCGTAGATGCACTCTTAATTGTAGGGGTTACTGCTTTTTTAGTTGGAGTGGTAATTGCTTATCAAGGAGCAGTCCAACTTGAAAAGTTTGGAGCAAATATTTTTGTAGTTGAGATGATAAGTATTACTATGTTTAGAGAGATAGCTCCTCTTGTAACTGCTATTGTAATAGCAGGAAGAAGTGCAAGTAGTTACACTGCTGAAATAGGAGCTATGAAAATAACAGAAGAGATAGATGCTATGAGAACTATGAATTTTGAGCCAATAATTTTTTTAACACTCCCTAGAATTTTTGCCTTATGTATCTCTTTACCACTTTTAGTTTTTTTTGCAGATATTATTGGAGTAATGGGTGGAATGTTAATTGCCTTTACAAGTTTAGATGTCACATATATAGAGTTTATAAATAGATTACAAAATGAAGTCCCTCTAAAACATCTACTACTAGGAGTATTTAAAGCAATATTTTTTGGATTCTTTATAGCTATTATTGGTTGTTTTAGAGGTTTTCAAGTCCAAAACAATACTACGAGTATTGGAAAATATACAACAATAAGTGTTGTAAATGCAATCTTTGTAGTTATTCTATTAGATGCAGTTTTCTCTGTGATATTTACTAAAATGGGAATATAA
- a CDS encoding ABC-type transport auxiliary lipoprotein family protein: MKIVNKILAFLIVLIFTGCSFKQERIEINHYAIDFKTQKIAKTPKLNSIFIEEVNVNRSFNLSSIFYSTKPYLFEEYAQNRWINLPSNMIYNQLTDSFLTSNIFENIVLRDKKIEYEYSLKSEVIKLYQTFEDNKSHAILKLKFDLVKDDKVLKSFNFDKIVLCKSNNAYGFVEATNRALKESIESLLNSF; the protein is encoded by the coding sequence ATGAAAATAGTAAATAAAATTTTGGCTTTTTTGATAGTTTTAATTTTTACAGGGTGTAGCTTCAAACAAGAGCGTATAGAGATAAATCACTATGCAATAGATTTCAAAACTCAAAAAATAGCCAAAACTCCAAAACTAAACTCAATTTTTATTGAAGAGGTAAATGTAAATAGAAGTTTTAACTTAAGTTCTATTTTTTATAGTACAAAACCATACTTATTTGAAGAGTACGCACAAAATAGATGGATAAATCTTCCCTCAAATATGATTTACAATCAACTTACAGACTCATTTTTGACAAGTAATATTTTTGAAAATATAGTTTTAAGAGATAAAAAAATAGAGTATGAATATAGTCTAAAAAGCGAAGTTATAAAACTTTATCAAACTTTTGAAGATAATAAATCCCATGCTATTTTAAAACTTAAATTTGATTTAGTAAAAGATGATAAAGTTTTAAAATCTTTTAATTTTGATAAAATAGTATTATGTAAATCAAATAATGCTTATGGTTTTGTAGAAGCCACAAATAGAGCTTTAAAAGAGAGTATAGAGAGTTTATTGAATAGTTTTTAA
- the luxS gene encoding S-ribosylhomocysteine lyase: protein MPLLDSFRVDHTIMPAPAVRVAKVMQTPKGDNITVFDLRFCVPNEKIMSEKGTHTLEHLFAGFIRNHLNSPKVEIIDVSPMGCRTGFYMSLIGTPKEEEVALAWKKSMEDVLKVEKQSDIPELNIFQCGTCAMHSLDEAKDIANDILSSNIGVMSNEKLFLSEEKLASLGN from the coding sequence ATGCCATTATTAGATAGTTTTAGAGTTGACCATACTATTATGCCAGCACCTGCAGTACGAGTTGCAAAAGTTATGCAAACTCCAAAAGGTGATAATATCACAGTTTTTGATTTAAGATTTTGTGTACCAAATGAAAAAATTATGAGTGAAAAAGGAACTCACACTTTAGAACATCTGTTTGCTGGGTTTATTAGAAATCATCTTAACTCACCTAAAGTTGAGATTATAGATGTTTCACCAATGGGTTGTAGAACTGGATTTTATATGAGTTTAATAGGAACTCCAAAAGAGGAAGAGGTTGCCCTTGCTTGGAAGAAATCTATGGAAGATGTATTAAAAGTTGAAAAACAAAGTGATATTCCAGAACTAAATATTTTTCAATGTGGAACATGTGCTATGCACTCTTTAGATGAAGCAAAAGATATTGCAAATGATATTTTATCTTCAAATATTGGAGTAATGTCAAATGAAAAACTATTTTTAAGTGAAGAGAAACTAGCAAGTCTAGGAAACTAA
- a CDS encoding tRNA (5-methylaminomethyl-2-thiouridine)(34)-methyltransferase MnmD has product MKDDKLVTTSDGSHTLFSQKYNQHFHNTEDGGLSEALNKHIIPAFIYLQDKKEVNILDICFGLGYNSFATIYYILKNNLDIKINIYSPEFDLDLIETLKDFTFPKEFDEFKNIINELSTNQKYEDEKIKIEIFIGDAREYIRTFPENFFDIVYQDAFSSEVNFELWTKEYFSDIYKICKNNSIVTTYAISTNIRLSMYESGFYIYETRPTKRKITLGFKKEQMMIGKYIDMELKKIRNKDAKALFDSFI; this is encoded by the coding sequence TTGAAAGATGACAAACTGGTTACCACAAGTGATGGTAGCCATACTCTTTTCTCGCAAAAATATAATCAACATTTTCATAACACTGAAGATGGTGGATTAAGTGAAGCTTTAAACAAACATATTATTCCCGCATTTATATATTTACAAGATAAAAAAGAGGTAAATATTTTAGATATCTGCTTTGGTCTTGGTTATAATAGTTTTGCAACTATTTATTATATTTTAAAAAATAATTTAGATATTAAAATAAATATTTATTCTCCTGAATTTGATTTAGATTTGATAGAAACTTTAAAAGATTTTACTTTTCCAAAAGAGTTTGATGAGTTCAAAAATATTATAAATGAACTATCAACAAATCAAAAATATGAAGATGAAAAGATAAAAATAGAGATTTTTATAGGCGATGCAAGAGAGTATATAAGAACTTTTCCAGAAAACTTTTTCGATATAGTATATCAAGATGCTTTTTCAAGTGAAGTTAATTTTGAGCTTTGGACAAAAGAGTATTTTTCTGATATTTATAAAATATGTAAAAATAACTCTATTGTTACAACTTATGCTATCTCTACAAATATAAGATTATCTATGTATGAATCTGGTTTTTATATCTATGAAACAAGACCAACAAAAAGAAAAATAACTTTGGGCTTTAAAAAGGAGCAAATGATGATTGGTAAATATATAGATATGGAACTAAAAAAAATTAGAAACAAAGACGCAAAAGCCTTATTTGATAGCTTTATTTAA
- a CDS encoding site-specific integrase, translating into MNIYIKRVKNTQGGIIETLWVNYTINGKRFRKSLELENTKANYKRAENEILPMLKYKLMNGELNTNNKKIPTVDEYMNFSFELHSGNRSESTIYGHIKNYDKYLKNDFGHKSLDKVKASEITLWQNKLQKEYKLSKSYILKIRGLLFTMFEDAIENEILKINPVKKVKSLNQTEDTKIKRLELTPFKTNEINKILSVATNQDKNLIATLFMTGLRIGECLGLSWDCIDFENRTITVKKQIVNGQIKNILKTSKSKRIIPIIEALIPFLENQKKLTGEKNSFLFLTKKTNKHYHSAGKIREQIWVKTLKKANIEYRNLHQTRGTFISTLISNGEDINYVSKIAGHENVKITLERYSQYIPVQNMNFGSCFKKIGTLLDTESAPKKN; encoded by the coding sequence ATGAATATTTATATAAAAAGAGTAAAAAATACTCAAGGGGGAATTATTGAAACTTTATGGGTAAATTATACAATAAATGGGAAAAGGTTTAGAAAATCTTTGGAGTTAGAAAATACAAAAGCAAACTATAAAAGAGCAGAAAATGAAATCTTGCCAATGCTAAAATATAAACTAATGAATGGAGAATTAAATACCAATAATAAAAAAATCCCAACTGTTGATGAATATATGAATTTTTCTTTTGAATTACATAGTGGAAATAGAAGTGAAAGCACGATTTATGGGCATATTAAAAATTATGATAAATATTTAAAAAATGATTTTGGACATAAATCACTGGACAAAGTAAAAGCTAGTGAAATTACACTTTGGCAAAACAAACTTCAGAAAGAATATAAATTATCTAAAAGTTATATTTTAAAAATAAGAGGTTTATTATTTACAATGTTTGAAGATGCTATTGAAAATGAAATTTTAAAAATAAATCCAGTTAAAAAGGTTAAAAGCTTAAATCAAACAGAAGATACAAAAATAAAAAGATTAGAATTAACACCTTTTAAAACTAATGAGATAAATAAAATATTATCAGTAGCTACTAATCAAGATAAAAACTTAATTGCTACTTTGTTTATGACAGGATTAAGGATAGGTGAATGCTTGGGGCTTAGTTGGGATTGTATAGATTTTGAGAATAGAACAATTACAGTTAAAAAGCAAATTGTGAATGGTCAAATAAAAAATATTCTTAAAACTTCAAAAAGTAAACGAATCATTCCCATTATTGAAGCTTTAATACCTTTTTTAGAAAATCAAAAAAAGCTAACTGGAGAAAAAAACTCTTTTTTATTTTTAACAAAAAAGACAAATAAGCATTATCATTCAGCAGGAAAAATCAGAGAGCAAATTTGGGTAAAAACTCTAAAAAAAGCAAATATTGAATATAGAAATTTACATCAAACAAGGGGAACATTTATATCAACCCTTATTTCAAATGGTGAAGATATAAATTATGTTTCAAAAATTGCTGGTCATGAAAATGTAAAAATTACACTAGAGAGATATTCTCAATATATTCCAGTTCAAAATATGAATTTTGGAAGTTGTTTTAAAAAAATCGGGACACTATTGGACACCGAATCGGCACCGAAAAAAAATTAA
- a CDS encoding MlaD family protein, whose product MDTKINFFRIGLFVSAISFLLIVAIFWLGKYGLEDKKYDTYYIYFDESVSGLNIGSSIKYKGFDVGVVKNIKINPYNSEQIEVEIQIQKGTPLKEDNYAILGNLGITGLKYVELKGGSNDAKSLEENEYGIKIINSKKSALSNLVDSTEDITKELTILLHSFRDVLNEDNLKNFSILLENSQKSMANIEKFSDYLVKNQNNIDELLLGMKNFATIGSSSFISVKTSADNFKALTTKMKEDFDKGTFDIKGMAQDSIDNLEIVLKNLDNTLNQTQDLMKNLNESPSDLIFKQKTIKYGPGEKDENSK is encoded by the coding sequence ATGGATACAAAAATTAATTTTTTTAGAATAGGTTTATTTGTAAGTGCAATATCTTTTTTATTAATAGTTGCAATATTTTGGTTAGGAAAATATGGCTTAGAAGATAAAAAATATGATACATACTATATCTATTTTGATGAAAGTGTCTCTGGATTAAATATAGGTTCATCTATAAAATATAAAGGCTTTGATGTTGGAGTTGTAAAAAATATAAAGATAAATCCATACAACTCAGAGCAAATTGAAGTAGAGATACAGATTCAAAAAGGAACTCCATTAAAAGAGGATAACTATGCAATTTTAGGAAATCTAGGGATTACAGGATTAAAGTATGTTGAACTAAAAGGTGGAAGCAATGATGCTAAATCTTTAGAGGAAAATGAGTATGGTATAAAAATAATAAATTCAAAAAAATCAGCCTTAAGTAATCTTGTTGATTCTACAGAAGATATTACAAAAGAGCTTACTATTTTACTTCACTCATTTAGAGATGTTTTAAATGAAGACAATTTAAAAAACTTCTCAATACTTCTTGAAAATAGTCAAAAAAGTATGGCAAATATTGAAAAGTTTTCTGACTACTTAGTAAAAAATCAAAATAATATTGATGAGCTTTTACTAGGTATGAAAAACTTTGCTACTATTGGAAGCTCTTCTTTTATAAGTGTAAAAACTTCAGCTGATAACTTTAAAGCACTAACAACTAAGATGAAAGAGGATTTTGATAAAGGAACTTTTGATATAAAAGGTATGGCTCAAGATAGTATTGATAACTTAGAAATAGTTTTAAAAAATTTGGATAATACTTTAAATCAAACTCAAGATTTAATGAAAAATCTAAATGAAAGTCCAAGTGACTTAATATTTAAACAAAAAACAATAAAATATGGACCAGGAGAGAAAGATGAAAATAGTAAATAA